The following coding sequences are from one Desulfosalsimonas propionicica window:
- a CDS encoding glycosyltransferase family 2 protein → MKFLFWLSLFAIFYAYFGYALVLLAMDSGRRLLKTRQRKTSQPAQEGNLPDHLLPQVSFIITAYNEEQRMAGKIENALEQIYPKEKLEIIVASDASTDQTDDIVRQYSNQGLRLVRAPERKGKEHAQMHAVRAAAGDILVFSDAATILKPDALRRIAVNFHDPDIGCVSSEDRFIDRDGNVSGEGLYVRYEMFIRALESRVNTLVGLSGSFFAARKSVCRNWAPDLQSDFNTVLNAVRMGLKGVSDPQTRGYYENIADERKEFQRKVRTVLRGITVLMRNREFLNPRKHGLFAWQLISHKLFRWLVPFFLIIAFAANIALLSAGPLYIVFFAGQLVFYASALVYSLQAVPAQGKKRANLQASQSQAKEKFPALETLKKIFLRLSGIAYYFTSVNASILIAWFKFAAGKRATTWEPSKR, encoded by the coding sequence ATGAAATTTCTTTTCTGGTTGTCATTATTTGCGATTTTTTATGCGTACTTCGGCTATGCCCTTGTCCTGCTGGCAATGGATTCAGGCCGCAGGCTGCTTAAAACCCGGCAACGCAAAACGTCTCAGCCGGCCCAAGAAGGGAACTTACCAGACCATTTATTGCCGCAGGTCTCATTCATAATCACCGCCTATAATGAAGAGCAGCGCATGGCCGGGAAAATCGAAAACGCCCTTGAGCAGATATATCCCAAAGAAAAACTGGAAATCATCGTGGCCTCTGACGCCTCCACAGACCAGACCGACGACATCGTGCGGCAGTATTCAAACCAGGGGCTCAGGCTGGTCAGGGCCCCTGAAAGAAAGGGCAAGGAACATGCGCAGATGCATGCGGTCCGCGCCGCTGCAGGCGATATCCTGGTTTTTTCTGACGCAGCCACGATTCTGAAGCCGGACGCGCTTCGACGGATCGCTGTCAATTTCCACGACCCGGATATCGGGTGTGTGTCAAGCGAGGACCGCTTTATCGACCGGGACGGAAACGTAAGCGGCGAAGGGCTTTATGTCAGATACGAGATGTTTATCCGCGCGCTTGAATCCCGCGTCAACACGCTCGTGGGGCTCAGCGGATCCTTTTTTGCCGCCCGCAAATCCGTATGCCGCAACTGGGCCCCGGATCTGCAGAGCGATTTCAACACGGTTTTAAATGCTGTCCGGATGGGCTTAAAAGGCGTTTCAGACCCGCAGACCAGGGGCTATTATGAAAACATTGCAGATGAGCGCAAGGAGTTCCAGCGAAAGGTCAGAACAGTGCTGCGCGGCATAACCGTGCTCATGCGAAACCGGGAGTTTCTAAATCCACGGAAGCACGGCCTGTTTGCCTGGCAGCTCATAAGCCACAAGCTTTTTCGCTGGCTGGTGCCGTTCTTTCTCATCATTGCCTTTGCGGCAAACATTGCCCTGTTATCCGCCGGGCCCTTGTATATCGTTTTCTTTGCAGGCCAGCTCGTCTTTTACGCATCAGCACTTGTTTATAGCCTTCAGGCAGTACCGGCCCAAGGCAAAAAAAGAGCAAATTTGCAAGCCTCCCAAAGCCAGGCAAAAGAAAAGTTTCCTGCCCTGGAAACTTTAAAAAAAATATTTCTCCGGCTCTCGGGCATCGCATATTATTTTACCTCGGTGAACGCCTCCATTTTAATAGCCTGGTTTAAATTTGCCGCCGGCAAAAGGGCAACCACCTGGGAGCCGTCCAAAAGATGA
- a CDS encoding O-antigen ligase family protein, with protein MTVSTIDLYKLRPGKIWRAFATEGFAFWMSCLYLFFEYVRPQAIWEGLDAYPYWARTFVILAFIGWLFDTKRQFVWTKITTGVCAFMFLIAMSSFTAYWPATSWENFMKSFNWVVIFFVLTQTVTTRQRFYIMLLIFFLASFKLSQHGAIVFAKRGFSFASWGIRGPQGFFENPGELAIQMVVFAPIALFFIQGIREHLKRWQVYALYLMPVTAALTTLGTNTRGGQLALAAQVLALISVTKHRFKMLLAVALIAIIGFQLLPPEQKERFENIGKDSTSIQRLLYWENGWQMMKDHPLLGVGYFNFIPYYNRYYPEDLVLSYRRGKGAELPHNIIIQVGTDTGFAGLAVYMGLIAAAFFRMRRIGKEAEKAGDTFISNLCKGMNLSLLGFFVAGQFVTVAYYPYLWIHLVFVTAIYTFWQKEKAEQQANVGREALS; from the coding sequence ATGACCGTCTCAACAATCGATCTTTATAAGCTCAGGCCCGGGAAAATCTGGCGGGCTTTTGCAACAGAAGGCTTTGCCTTCTGGATGTCCTGTCTGTATCTTTTTTTCGAGTATGTGCGGCCCCAGGCGATATGGGAGGGTTTGGACGCCTATCCCTACTGGGCGCGCACTTTTGTAATACTCGCATTTATCGGATGGCTGTTTGACACCAAAAGGCAGTTTGTCTGGACCAAAATCACCACGGGCGTATGCGCCTTTATGTTCCTGATCGCCATGTCCTCGTTTACCGCCTATTGGCCGGCGACTTCCTGGGAAAATTTCATGAAATCATTTAACTGGGTGGTGATTTTCTTTGTCCTGACCCAGACCGTCACCACGCGGCAGCGCTTTTATATTATGCTTCTGATTTTTTTTCTGGCAAGTTTCAAGCTTTCCCAGCACGGTGCAATCGTTTTTGCCAAAAGAGGATTTTCGTTTGCAAGCTGGGGAATTCGGGGGCCTCAGGGTTTTTTCGAAAATCCCGGCGAACTTGCTATTCAAATGGTTGTTTTTGCACCGATTGCGCTGTTTTTTATCCAGGGGATCAGGGAGCACTTAAAGCGCTGGCAGGTATATGCCCTTTATCTGATGCCTGTAACCGCTGCTCTTACCACCCTTGGCACCAATACCCGGGGCGGCCAGCTCGCCCTGGCCGCCCAGGTGCTGGCCCTGATTTCGGTGACAAAGCACCGGTTCAAAATGCTGCTTGCAGTCGCCCTGATTGCCATTATCGGGTTCCAGCTGCTCCCGCCTGAGCAAAAAGAACGTTTCGAAAATATCGGCAAGGACAGCACCTCAATCCAGAGGCTTCTATACTGGGAAAACGGCTGGCAGATGATGAAGGATCACCCTTTGCTGGGGGTGGGGTATTTCAATTTTATACCGTATTATAACCGCTATTATCCAGAAGATCTTGTATTATCTTACAGAAGGGGAAAAGGGGCGGAACTGCCCCACAACATTATAATCCAGGTCGGCACGGATACCGGTTTTGCAGGCCTTGCGGTGTATATGGGCTTGATTGCAGCAGCTTTTTTTCGTATGCGCAGAATCGGAAAAGAGGCCGAGAAGGCCGGGGACACTTTTATTTCAAACCTCTGCAAAGGAATGAACCTGTCACTGCTGGGCTTTTTCGTGGCGGGCCAGTTCGTAACCGTGGCATATTATCCTTACCTGTGGATCCACCTGGTTTTTGTCACAGCAATTTATACCTTTTGGCAGAAAGAGAAAGCTGAGCAGCAGGCAAATGTTGGCAGAGAAGCTTTAAGTTAA
- a CDS encoding ABC transporter ATP-binding protein, producing MFNTYKKIYSLLDARERRRGAIVLAMLIIVAFVETLGVASIMPFVSVLSNPEVVETNPYIAAIYEFFNFESRRSFLFFLGLVFFAVLISSLALKALGIWAQLRFSHNRNSAWGTRLIGGYLRQPYEWFLNMHTSNLATSVLSEVQQVVTGSLFPGMQIIANVLVAIFLLALLIAVDPMLSVVMAGLLGGGYILIERTLRRRLKQIGQERRQANLRRYHIAQEAFGGIKDVKIAGLEESFAGQYRGPAQMLATRQIAAGVIGQLPAFAMQALLFGGMLLALLYLMAVHGSFQGAVPTVALYAFGGYRLMPALQHIYQNVSKIRFSQPALDALCDDFATLQLTPSHDRQKRISVGHSRLHLTGDLELQKVTYAYPGAERRAVSNLSLNIPAFKQVGFVGATGSGKTTTVDLILGLLRPQEGSIRVDGKELTDDLLRSWQRSLGYVPQHIFLSDDTVAGNIAFGIPEKKINMEAVEKAAKVANLHEFVMEELSEGYNTFVGERGIRLSGGQRQRIGIARALYHDPDVLILDEATSALDNLTEQAVMQAVHNLGSRKTVIIIAHRLSTVRSCDCIYLLEHGELVASGSYEDLIENSRRFRDMAEVV from the coding sequence ATGTTTAATACTTACAAAAAAATCTACTCCCTTCTGGATGCACGCGAGCGCCGCAGAGGGGCCATCGTACTGGCAATGCTGATCATAGTGGCATTTGTTGAAACATTAGGCGTAGCCTCAATTATGCCCTTTGTATCCGTGCTCTCCAACCCGGAGGTCGTGGAAACCAATCCTTACATAGCTGCGATATATGAATTTTTCAACTTTGAATCCCGAAGAAGTTTTCTGTTCTTCCTCGGGCTTGTCTTTTTTGCCGTCCTGATCTCCTCTCTGGCCTTAAAGGCCCTGGGGATCTGGGCACAGCTCCGGTTTTCCCACAATCGTAACAGTGCATGGGGCACTCGGCTGATTGGCGGCTATCTTCGTCAGCCCTATGAATGGTTTTTAAACATGCACACTTCCAACCTTGCCACTTCGGTGCTTTCCGAGGTTCAACAGGTAGTCACCGGTTCCTTGTTTCCGGGTATGCAGATCATTGCCAACGTACTTGTTGCAATTTTTCTCCTGGCCCTTTTGATCGCGGTTGATCCTATGCTCTCCGTTGTCATGGCCGGCTTGCTCGGCGGCGGATATATACTGATAGAACGGACTCTGCGCCGCCGCCTGAAGCAAATCGGCCAGGAGCGCAGGCAGGCAAATCTCCGGCGATACCACATCGCCCAGGAGGCGTTCGGCGGTATCAAAGATGTCAAGATAGCGGGTCTTGAGGAATCTTTTGCCGGGCAATACAGGGGCCCCGCCCAGATGCTGGCCACCCGGCAGATCGCCGCCGGCGTGATCGGACAGCTCCCCGCGTTTGCCATGCAGGCCCTGCTTTTCGGCGGAATGCTCCTGGCGCTTTTATACCTGATGGCAGTGCATGGCAGTTTTCAGGGTGCTGTGCCCACTGTGGCTTTATACGCATTCGGCGGCTATCGCCTTATGCCGGCACTGCAGCACATCTATCAGAATGTATCCAAAATCCGGTTTTCACAGCCGGCTTTGGATGCGCTTTGTGACGATTTTGCCACATTGCAGCTCACTCCGTCACATGACAGACAAAAGCGAATCAGTGTCGGCCATTCCAGGCTGCACCTTACAGGGGATCTGGAGCTGCAAAAGGTCACTTATGCATACCCGGGTGCAGAGCGCAGGGCTGTAAGCAACCTTTCTCTTAACATCCCGGCGTTCAAGCAGGTTGGATTCGTCGGGGCCACCGGCTCGGGCAAAACCACCACCGTGGACCTGATTCTGGGGCTTTTGCGCCCCCAGGAGGGAAGCATCAGAGTGGATGGAAAAGAACTCACAGACGATCTGCTTCGTTCCTGGCAGCGCTCACTCGGCTACGTACCCCAGCATATTTTTCTTTCAGATGACACGGTAGCCGGGAATATCGCCTTTGGCATACCTGAAAAAAAAATCAACATGGAGGCAGTGGAGAAGGCTGCAAAGGTTGCCAATCTCCATGAATTTGTGATGGAAGAACTCTCCGAGGGCTACAATACATTTGTGGGCGAACGCGGCATCCGCCTGTCCGGAGGCCAGCGGCAGCGCATCGGCATCGCCCGGGCGCTCTACCACGACCCTGACGTGCTGATTCTCGATGAGGCCACCAGCGCACTGGACAACCTGACCGAACAGGCGGTAATGCAGGCTGTGCACAATCTCGGCAGCCGAAAGACAGTTATTATAATCGCCCACCGGCTCAGCACCGTCCGTTCCTGTGACTGCATTTACCTGCTAGAGCATGGAGAGCTTGTGGCTTCAGGTAGTTATGAGGATCTGATTGAAAACAGCAGGCGGTTCAGGGATATGGCGGAGGTGGTTTAA
- a CDS encoding glycosyltransferase family 4 protein, with protein sequence MKSLLLVANYDSGVGYAWWLMESYWTVLAQHYSPSKRVILVYPVISQLPQDVADAPLEAVEQDFSGTNPGQVLRQCRFLRRHRVWAVYFSDRPTWHWRYILYRLCGVRLIVVHDHTPGLRTPARGLKGILKRLIHRLPWLSADGAVGATDFVRKRLIEVNGMPPAKTFAAPNGLPDADHPPGAVDPHALFSIPESRKIIVMTARANRYKGVDFALKCFARLRNTGKQDFHFLFIGDGPDLEDFKKAAEDLMVQDHCTFAGKRDDIPALIAGANLAFHPSKGEVGYSLSILEYMRAGLPVVVPDNPSVCRATNHGKNGMIYPPEDVNAASEMIDRLLSDDSLRSALGVQARTDAGKYKLETSHLALLNAFEKIAHKSGKITK encoded by the coding sequence ATGAAATCATTGCTACTTGTAGCCAATTATGATTCGGGGGTGGGCTACGCGTGGTGGTTAATGGAAAGCTACTGGACCGTACTGGCTCAGCACTACAGCCCATCTAAACGGGTCATCCTGGTTTATCCGGTTATCAGCCAACTGCCGCAGGATGTAGCAGACGCGCCCCTGGAGGCAGTGGAGCAGGATTTCAGCGGTACAAACCCGGGACAGGTGCTAAGGCAGTGCCGGTTTCTGCGCAGGCACCGGGTATGGGCCGTGTACTTTTCAGACCGGCCGACCTGGCACTGGCGCTATATCCTCTACCGCCTGTGCGGAGTCCGGCTGATCGTGGTACACGACCATACGCCCGGTTTGCGGACCCCGGCCCGGGGACTCAAAGGGATTTTAAAGCGCCTGATTCACAGGCTGCCATGGCTGAGTGCGGACGGCGCAGTCGGTGCCACGGATTTCGTCCGAAAGCGCCTAATCGAGGTCAATGGAATGCCGCCGGCAAAAACCTTTGCCGCGCCAAACGGACTGCCGGATGCAGACCATCCCCCCGGAGCTGTAGACCCGCACGCGCTTTTTAGCATCCCGGAAAGCCGGAAGATAATTGTCATGACCGCCAGGGCCAACCGCTACAAAGGCGTGGATTTTGCTTTAAAGTGTTTTGCACGGCTGCGGAACACGGGAAAGCAGGACTTTCATTTCCTGTTTATCGGAGACGGCCCGGATCTGGAGGATTTCAAAAAAGCCGCAGAGGATTTGATGGTTCAGGATCATTGCACCTTTGCCGGAAAAAGAGACGACATTCCGGCACTTATTGCGGGAGCAAATCTGGCCTTTCATCCCTCCAAAGGGGAAGTGGGTTATTCCCTGTCCATACTCGAGTATATGCGGGCCGGCCTCCCGGTCGTGGTTCCGGATAATCCATCCGTATGCAGGGCGACAAATCATGGAAAAAACGGCATGATTTATCCCCCCGAAGATGTGAACGCCGCTTCTGAAATGATAGACCGGCTCCTGTCGGACGACAGCCTGCGAAGCGCCCTGGGTGTTCAAGCGCGCACGGATGCCGGAAAATATAAACTGGAAACATCACATCTTGCCCTGTTGAATGCTTTTGAAAAAATAGCTCACAAGAGCGGCAAAATCACAAAATAA
- a CDS encoding sulfotransferase family protein translates to MDMLTPKNILKRLLIALINRQISEENISMMFIIGHMRSGSTLLVHLLANHPMILGYGETHHNYQTVKDFGAVSYKILRKFNRYLPKEDYILDKVLHEEKGLTSRLTKYKKTKVILLVREPERSIKSILSLGLDKTSSEAKALEYYKERLKTIEEFATRLSGDRCCFLTYEHLVENSLSTLKALTNFLNLSSPLKDKYESLWSTGIKGLGDSSDSIRTGKITKAKKNINIALSKNTIEEANNAFDKCLQQCRTLSLV, encoded by the coding sequence ATGGATATGTTAACCCCAAAAAATATCTTAAAACGTTTGTTAATAGCTCTTATTAATCGGCAGATTTCTGAAGAGAATATCAGCATGATGTTCATTATCGGTCACATGAGATCAGGTTCAACGCTTTTGGTCCATTTATTGGCGAATCATCCTATGATTTTGGGTTATGGTGAAACTCATCATAACTATCAGACAGTCAAAGACTTTGGTGCGGTTAGTTATAAGATCCTTCGAAAATTCAATCGTTACTTACCCAAAGAAGATTATATTTTGGACAAAGTTTTGCATGAGGAAAAAGGCCTTACAAGCAGGCTTACCAAGTATAAAAAAACAAAAGTTATTCTATTGGTTAGAGAGCCAGAAAGAAGTATAAAAAGCATATTGAGTTTAGGCCTTGATAAGACAAGCTCCGAAGCAAAAGCATTAGAATATTACAAAGAACGTCTCAAAACAATCGAAGAATTTGCAACAAGGCTTAGCGGTGATCGCTGTTGTTTTCTTACCTATGAGCATTTGGTTGAAAATTCCTTAAGCACATTGAAAGCTTTAACCAATTTTTTGAACTTATCCTCTCCCTTGAAAGATAAATATGAAAGCCTTTGGAGCACTGGTATTAAAGGCCTCGGAGATAGTTCCGATTCAATAAGGACTGGAAAAATAACTAAAGCAAAAAAAAATATAAATATTGCATTGAGTAAGAACACAATAGAGGAAGCAAATAATGCTTTCGATAAATGTCTTCAACAATGTAGGACTTTATCATTGGTATAG
- a CDS encoding sulfotransferase family 2 domain-containing protein — MDSMRKMYHALIPYEMRFWLYKARNPEEIRTLRKKVHPSPRGDFSLRAFDRYCCLFIHITKSAGTSVAKSLFGELPYHYTAVQYRVIFGRKDFNSYFKFAFVRNPWDRLYSAYSYLAAGGWDDKDRQWYKKNISHLPDFNSFVLDWLDARRLYSHLHLKPQSHFICDPRGRPMLDYLGYFETLPDDFAHISKVLGIEATLDHVNASRRSDYRNIYSPEAIDKVRALYRQDIEKLGYGFEGLEKRMKIRNRRFVAQ; from the coding sequence ATGGATTCAATGCGGAAGATGTATCATGCCCTGATACCTTATGAAATGCGCTTCTGGCTGTATAAAGCCAGGAATCCGGAAGAAATCCGGACCCTGCGCAAAAAGGTGCACCCTTCGCCCAGGGGAGATTTTTCGCTCAGAGCCTTTGACCGTTACTGCTGTTTATTCATACATATTACCAAATCAGCCGGAACATCTGTGGCCAAAAGTCTTTTCGGAGAACTGCCGTATCATTATACGGCTGTTCAGTACCGGGTTATCTTCGGCCGCAAAGATTTTAACAGTTATTTCAAGTTTGCGTTTGTCCGCAATCCCTGGGACCGCCTCTACTCTGCATATTCATATCTGGCGGCAGGCGGCTGGGACGACAAGGACCGGCAATGGTATAAAAAAAACATCAGTCACCTGCCTGATTTTAACTCATTTGTCCTTGACTGGTTGGATGCCCGGCGTCTGTACAGCCATTTGCACCTAAAACCCCAAAGTCATTTCATCTGCGACCCCAGGGGGCGCCCCATGCTTGATTATCTGGGATACTTTGAAACCTTGCCGGATGATTTCGCGCATATTTCGAAGGTTTTGGGCATCGAGGCAACTCTGGATCATGTAAACGCCTCCCGGAGAAGTGACTACCGGAATATTTACTCTCCCGAGGCCATTGACAAGGTACGCGCTCTTTATCGACAGGATATTGAAAAACTGGGCTACGGTTTCGAGGGCCTGGAAAAACGGATGAAAATCAGAAACCGCAGATTTGTTGCCCAATGA